The nucleotide window GCACTAGGAGCTAGCAAGAATTGTGCACAGGCCTCTCTCAGTGTGTTGCTAGCTTTCTGATACTGGGCTGACGTTTTCTTTTTCATCGTGCTAATgcaatgccctggcccctgggggccacttccgcagtgctggtgttatgagcgggcaatgaccggggcagctgcaggggttatacttgtcacggtataggcctgagggcggcacagctgtagggccggtctgtggaatctgcgggtgatgatgggcatgcgattcttcgctgcacttagtcagggcaccagttagtggacaccaatgccagggttcagtaacagcggttttattatagatgaggtaactagtagcaacagttctgtccgaatgcaaccgggtatatagcaggctttgacaagtaaagcaggagtggtgctgcataggctgtgagaatacgtgccggatgatgggagtaggagtatgagaggaatagcgttgctgggtggattagcttgagaataatcaGTATAAGCAGAAGGAAtaatggagtgcactcaccggAGTAGTCTTCAtggctttattttctcagatgaaaAAACACATAGGACATAGTGCTCACATGGACAGGGTGAACCTCTAGCGTTCACCCTGTCCATGTGAGCACTATGTCCTATGTGTTTtttcatctgagaaaataaagccaTGAAGACTACTccggtgagtgcactccattaTTCCTTCTGCTTATACTGATACTACAGTGACTGTCTTTATGATTCTGGAAGTGTTTGCACCACCTATTTGGAGTATTGCAGCAGCAGACCGTCTTTTCCAACTATACTCCTTGTTTGCCGTCTCTCATTTAGAAGTTTATAGTGCCGCCCGCCTCTACTTTTTgtttagcttgagaataatacttgctgtgaatccttgtagcgatgaggagagataacggaatgacacccagatgagagagaagactccggacacttgagcaggcagatacagccgaagacttgaatacagcagagcacctgatccacacttctagtggtgaagtgggagctgcaagaagaagtccaactcctctgaggtaggagagagacgacacacatcctccttgctcggaagcagggggaagactcacttgttaggaggaagtgggaggtcacatggttgctcctggccagagctagtcggccattggaggaaccatggttacaggtcacgtgatcaacagccttgcataccactgtacaatgtaataatacacaggaatatttaAGAATATGCacgagaatacacataaccagagaatatcaggggaaaaccagcagcagttgcagtgcaaacaattaccagaacaggcattgacatagaaatagaaatgagcataataggagtagtagtctgcatgttctgggacactgcactgtgATACGCCATTATTTCGCCCCTGATCACCACCTTTGCAGTTTCCCAAAATAAGGTCTCCTCATTCCTATGCTCTGCATTGTCTGACTCAAACTCCAGCCACCAACCCTTTAATTGTTCCAGGAAGGCCTCGTCCCTGGCCAGGTATGACGGAATCTCCAGATATAATAATGTGATTTCGGGTACAAGGTCTGTAGTTCTAACGTAATCGGCGAGTGATCTGAAATAACCATGTCTCTAATGTCCACTGCCACGAGTCTGGACGCTACCAATGGGCTCACCAGGAACTAATCTATACACGACCATGACTGATGAGCGTGGAAAAATGAGTGTAATCGCAACTATGAGGATATTGCTGACGCCAGATATTGCACAGAGCACTGTTGACAAAGACCAGTTAAGAGCATTAAGCGTTTCAATAATATTTATTGAggatttttcataatttttttttacaaattataaACCTAAACATAGAGCAAGAATTGTCGCACATACCAGTCTATGCAAGAAAACAGTGAGTATGAGTTCAAATACAGGCAAGTAAATAGACACATCAGAGTCACAATATCCAATAGAGACCAAGTCCAGTATGAGTGAACAAACATTAGCTGATTGCCGCTATAGGTGAGAGTTGAAACATGAAAGCAGGTAgatggactaagggccctattccaccggatgattatcgttcagagtatcgttaaatcgttcgaatctaaacgataatcgtttgtttgaaatgcagttaacgattaacgaccgaacaagaaattgttgatcgttttataagacctggacctatttttatcgttgcttgttcgcaaaacgttcgcaaatcgttggcattgaataagacatcgttcggtcgttcgcaatagatacgaacgcaatagcgaataaatagtgaagaaaaacgatcataagtaacgattatcgttccatggaaatgagtaaccgttttcaggtctttcgcaatagcggtagtttgagattgttaatcgttaacgattatgcaaacaataatcgtccggtggaatagggccctaaggctcaaGAAGGTAATATAGACCAGTGGACAATCATGTAGTAACAGACAAAGAcaacacaaaaacagaaaaagacGCTGGTATCGCAGAGAAAAGCAATTAAACATGTAGAGGTGTAACGTGGGATATGTGCTTCGTAAAGGTAGCGGGCTTGAGCGAGGAGAATGCTGTGATAgcgatgcagtagggggtccgcATATACCAAACTAAAGCAGTGAGATAGCACCAGATTCCAATaataaaaacaggaaaacaaCACATAAACAGGCGCCAGAGACGGCGCTACACAGACATTACTAGCTGATAAATGTGAAGCTAGACAGGTGTGGGGCACAGAGTCCAACCAGTAACCAAGGGGGGATGGGAAAGCaagcatagtaataatgtccaccaAGACTACGAAATCTTATCATAAGTCACTGATGTTGGCAGACGCAGAGAGGATTTTAATCAGTAGAGTCTCCCTGCTGTACGGGTGATGCTGTAGTAATTCCCTTTGAGACAGGGGAAATATTCCAATCAGCCAGAAGTTGCAGGCCAGCCAAGTCAATGTGGCAGGCGACAGGTCAGGGTACACGGAGATAGCAGCCCCTTTGTATGACAGACCCTCGTTCCTCCTGGTGGCTGTTAAGAGCATTAAGAATCAGCGAGTACCGGGATTTATTCTATACCTATGTTATACATACCCAGAGTCTGTGTTCTAGAACCATATGTGAGAAGCGGCCCTCATCATCTCACTCATGGGACAGAAGCCGGAATGGAACATTTTTGTTAACGTTAACACACCAGTCTTCCCATCAATCGCTGATGACCCAAAGACATATCCTTCCTCGTCCTCTCAAAATCTTCTGTGTTTGTTTCCTAAAGGAGCGCTATATCAGGATGAAAACCCTTCAGATGTCTTAATAACTTTGTGCGCTTGTGAGGAAATGCACAAGTAGTAAGAGCCGTGTGGTACTCCTAGTTACAGCAGTATGAAGAAACAATGGGAGATAGTAAGGTAAGTAATGAGTATAATCTGGAAACTGTGATGGTTCCGTCTAGGTCCCCCGAAGGGCGCAGATAggagagtaagggtactattacacggagcgataatccgccgaattatcgctacatgtaataaatacaactatcagccgatgacaacgatcattggctgttcattgatataggttagaacctatcaTTGTCGGGCGCTGACAGCTCATTGCTACGAGTAATAGCGTTGCACAGCCGGCGACTgaagatatacattacctatccacgctccagggctgctcctgcagtccgcTTTTCCTCGGGTTCtgtgcgctctaacttcagagcggcctgtcagctgtgaagctgtgaagctagagcgcgcaggacccaggaagaagcggaccgcaggagcagccctggaacgtggatgggtaatgtataacattaaagcaagggctgcaaggacatcggtaacaatgtccctgcagcccttgttaaacaattatcgagccgtgtaataggcccagtgaacgagtgccgatctagcagatcggcgctcatttacaggcaTTATCgcgcccccattggcccgtgtaataccaccctaaggctatgttcacactgcgtatatgtccgcccgcatatttttgcggccggacatttacgcgttaaactccggccggggatttaggctacttgcggccggctacgtacggagcgcgaacttatgCCTgctgtctacttacgcttcccgagcgccctacgtagcgatctgacagcggtcttttacttggaaatcttcgcctagccccagacacccctAAGAACCTTTTGGAACGGCACAAAAAGcttcaaaaatgaagaaatcaccactacgtacgggaccgcatgttacgctacgggcgtaagttacagcattttcgtcctcaaacaacggtctggctcatttcttacggcgccgcgtacgatcctggcgtaagttcgtacgtagtgtgaactgtgcagccatactTCCTATACttcccattgtacgcaaactattcAAGTGTTcggccgcttattcatggaacgcgctacgtccggagacttgcgtagtgtgaacatagccccagtaTAGATAAACAGCCTTTACGAAAGGTGTTGAGCAGTGTGTCCAGCTATGCAATGATTGTTCAGTAGGTGGCGCCAGAGGACAGTTAAAAGATGTGGGAAGACTGTCAAGGAGAATTCAGAGCAGGAAAGCTGTTTATCAAGTGTCCACTAGGTGGCTCACGCGACTTATATAAAGCTTATCGGTAACACTGCTTCCAAAACGGCGGCCATTAAGAATGTGTTGTGCATAGCAGTCAGTGGGCCAGACAATGTTCTTTTCCGAGGTCTGCTGTGTGGTAAGGGGCTTGGGTCTCTTTATGAGGATAGTCAGGCCCGTTTCTGCCACGAGGCAGAATGAGGatgccgcctcaggcggcagattttggcAGTCTGCAGGGGGTGGCAGAATCTTCCCTGCTGCTGTCATTTGCAGCCCAGGCCTCCTAATCGTGTGCTGTGTCCCTGTGCTCTGTCTCAGCTTCCTCCCCAAGCAGTGTCTGACATCTGTGTAATCTGGGGCAGAGCAGATAGCGTTTTGCCTCAGACAAGGCTCCTCcccgcctgcagggggcagtattctGAGAGCAGACAGCTGCTCATACAGGCCATCCATCTGTTCCTGGCATGCAGCACTGGTGGGCAAAGTTAAAAGCTAAGGTGAGTGTAATCCCTGACACCCATCTATGTTACAGGGTAACCAGGAGATAAGTCATGCAGAGAGCGGGAAAGCCGGGCAGTAGAGATACAGCTGCCCTGCAGTCTTCCTTGTTCTTTGTTGTCAGTGTCATCCAagggttacccccccccccctcttcctggTTGTATAGAAGGGCTCTGCTTCTCTCATGCAGTTACTGTGTCCTGGCTCCTGTGTTCTCAGCAGTCGAGtcggggggttagggggagagtaatgctacgtttacacggagcgataattcgcccgatcgtacgattaacgatttcgaagtaacaattttttttataacgatcagcatttagatggaacgatatatcatacagaaaattcgttttgcgatcgcttaagcctatctcgcacataggtaaaatcagtgaacgactgtttacacggaacgatctgctatatttttgcgaatgatcaacgacgatttattaacatgttcaaagatcaaaatgaacgatttttagctaatcgcttgatcgttcgttgcgtttacacagaactgATACTGGAGGTGCTccttagtatagagatgagctgTAGTGATATCACGGGGGTGGCCCACCGGGAGAATCTGAGGGGATGCAGTGGCACGGAGCTGTGTTATGTCCCCACGGGGGGGAAGATGGCGCACTCTCTGTTGCTGGACCCCACGTGTCGTTCTGGTCTCACCCCGCTCCGCAATCAGTGCGCTACTCAGTCTCTCACCTAGGACGAAGGGTAACCAGCTCACTGTATCGGCACCCCTCCGTCCCGGATTCCACGCTCGTTCCGCCGCATTACTGGGTCGCTCCAGGGACAAGCGCTCGCCACAAAGTCCTCTCTTCAACGCATTCCTCCCACCCGAGAAGATGAGAGGGGGGTCCGCAGGAGCTGATCTGTAGCCCAAATGGGGGGTTATTCTCTGGTAACTAGTAGGGGCAGGCGGGAGCTTCGGCACCTCCGTCCTTACATACCCGCACCCGAACCGGAAGTCTTACTGTGTGTAACAACTAAAGTTCACCatgaacataaagaggaataggtgaggaggtaacaggctgcggaggccgggggggggggggaacaggctgtggaggccgggggggggggggggggtaacaggctgtggaggccggggggggggggtaacaggctgtggaggccaggggggggggtaacaggctgtggaggccaggggggggggtaacaggctgtggaggccagggggggggggggtaacaggctgtggaggccagggggggggggggtaacaggctgtggaggccaggggggggggggggtaacaggctgtggaggccaggggggggggaacaggctgTGGAGGCTAGGGGGGGGAggtaacaggctgtggaggccagGGGGGGGCGGggtaacaggctgtggaggccagggggggggggggggtaacaggctgtggaggccaggggggggtaacaggctgtggaggcTAGGGGGGGGAggtaacaggctgtggaggccagggggggggggggtaacaggctgtggaggccaggggggggtaacaggctgtggaggcTAGGGGGGGGAggtaacaggctgtggaggccagggggggggggggaacaggctgtggaggccagggggggggggtaacaggctgtggaggccTGGGGGGGAggtaacaggctgtggaggccagggggggggggggtaacaggctgtggaggccaggggggggggggtaacaggctgtggagggcaggggggggggtaacaggctgtggaggcctgggggggggggtaacaggctgtggaggccaggggaggggggtaacaggctgtggaggcctggggggggggggtaacaggctgtggaggcctggggggggggggtaacaggctgtggaggccaggggggggtaacaggctgtggaggccagggggggtaacaggctgtggagaccagggggggggggtaacaggctgtggaggccaggggggggggggggtaacaggctgtggaggccagggggggggggggggtaacaggctgtggaggccaggggggggggggggtaacaggctgtggaggccaggggggggggggtaacaggctgtggaggccaggggaggggggtaacaggctgtggaggccaggggggggggggtaacaggctgtggaggccaggggggggggggtaacaggctgtggaggccaggggggggggggtaacaggctgtggaggccTGGGGGGGAggtaacaggctgtggaggccaggggggggggggggtaacaggctgtggaggccagggggggggggggggtaacaggctgtggaggccagggggggggggtaacaggctgtggaggccTGGGGGGGAggtaacaggctgtggaggccagggggggggggggtaacaggctgtggaggccagggggggggggggggggtaacaggctgtggaggccagggggggggggggtaacaggctgtggaggccaggggagggggggtaacaggctgtggaggcctggggggggggggggggtaacaggctgtggaggccaggggggggtaacaggctgtggaggccaggggggggtaacaggctgtggAGACCAGGGGGGGTAACAGGCAGCGAAGATAAGAAGTGACTTGTAGAATGTGCcatgccgatttgcgtatttttttattcgcaaatggccgatttgcgaataaaatattcgcaaatcggcactttacgccggaTACGCCGGGGGCCGGGAGGGGGTGAgaagggggcgttacggggggtgcggactcaaagtccgcgcaatttatcattttttatgCGCAGAgatacgctgaaaacctactccacctctcaggtggcgtaggtttttggctgtgcgccccggcgcgcacgggatttatgtagaggcagtccacctctacataaatctctgtagcgcggaggacttaataaatgtccccctatgagttAATACCCCAATGTCTCTATAGTAGCTGCATGAGAGGGGAGGAGAAAAACAGGTTAATATAGAGGATAGTATCCAACTACACACGAACATGGACGTTCTGAGAAGTAAAGTTTTGTTCTTCGTGGAAAACGTACTTCCGGTTTCTTCCTCTTCACTTGCAGGAGGTTGGAGAGTCCCCAAGTGAAAGTGAAAGTgtttgaggagcaggaggagcagaaggaggaggaggaggaggagaggtaaaCCAGGAAGGAGATGGAAGTAAAAATACTACACGGCCAAGAACTCTGCACAGAGGAGACAAAGAGGGAGGAGGACGACCTATAGAAGATGGACAACAACCAGCTGCGCCAAACTATCCGGGACTTCAGCCTTGACGATGGTCCTTATGGGAATCAGGGCTACTCCAGGGTGCTCCTCCAGCTCATTGGTGGTTTGGGTTATGGGAAATCATCATTCATCAACTCCTGTAAGTACGTCATGGACGAGGGAGAAGAGTTTAGAAACATTGCTGGCGCTATAGGCGGAGCTTGTGCTGGTACTCTGGTAAGGAAAGCCCATGACCTCACCGGGAATATCACCATAGTGGACAACAGGAATATGTACTTCACCAGCTTCAGGAACGCCGAGATGTACGCCCAACTGGGTAAGAAAACACTAAGGACATTATCATGTGTAAGAACTATAGGCCTGACCTCATTATATCCACATCTACATCATATAAGAGAGGTGACGTACagtggtatatagaggtatataataCAGCGTACAGTATGAGGCTAGGGTCACACATGTGGTGatggtatatagaggtatataataCAGCGTACAGTAATGAGCAGCCAAGCCCCtactgttaatgacgggccgccGCCATAGGACGGCcagccgccattaaccccttaaatgccgcgattgtgccgcgaccgcagcgtttaagtgtaagtaacGGGAGCATCTCCTgccacttaccgattgggacccccgcagcgtgtctgtggtggtcccgatcgcatttcctgactgcAGGAGGTATACTGCTTACCTCCGTACAGTCTAATCTTCtcaaaaaaattgcttttttaaaattacattttgtgtataaaaaaacttataaaaagtgatcaatctgtctgatctagaaaaaaatgttactaataaaaactagagagcgaggtgcaaaaaaatgacgccccgtacgaccccgtaggtggaaaaataaaagctataaGCTATGTAAGCCATGTTACTTTTTTGGGCGGCGGCGGACAAGCGTGCGTCCTCGCATTCACCTACAccggacactgagcacggcgggattccacggtggaGAGGTCTGTCACGGAATTACGttaaaagttttactgctaataaaaatagtaaaacattagaaaacctagtaacctgcatatcgccgtgttcagaccgacctatagaacaaagaaaaatgccagtttgaccataaagtgcattacgtaaacatggaaccccccaaaaacttgtggaatcacattttttggcccaaattcaccccataaatgatattttgggggttccatcattcattttatggcagattgaaagatgcacctgctcctgaaaaaaacaagccctcacatggccctgtagctggaaaaataaaagggttatgagaaaaaacgaaaatgcaaaagtaaCAATtggccggtccttaaggggttaacgtgCAACCtgctgtgtctgggggtgggtactATCACTcctggctaccgtgacaagtcaCCCCAAAACACCTGAACCCAACGACTGTACACAACACCTGTACCCAGGGCCACGGcatatgtgactgtatatactggcactgCTGTATGGTGAGGTGGGGCACTGTGTAGCCTGTGGGGTTGTACTATtgctatgtattatatatatactgctctccATTATATAGtgttgtgtaatatatatatatatatatatatatatatatatatatatactgctctctGCCAGTTCTGGGACATCTTTGTGTCTTCCTTATTTCCAGGAGGCTTCATCCCCTTGGATGAGCCGGTGAGATATTCGGACAACTTCACCGAGATGATGCGCAGGGTGGAAGATGCTGAACTGAACCCGAACTACTCCGACCTCATTGTCCCCGTCCTAGTATACAGGTGAGGGGCCCCAGAGACACAGAGTAATAGGGCCACAGCCTGTCCCCTGTACACATTATTCTGTAATCTGGGTCACAGTCGCCCGTCCTGTCTATGGGATGGAGTGTAGGAGACTGctgcattaacctcttaaggaccaggCAGATTTTTGATTCTATTTTTTCAACCTACAGACCCGTATGAGAACCGCATGCACTTCATTTTTCCAAAAAGTAAACTGCGAAACCGAAGAAAATTTATTTGTATGATGTTAAAAAAAGAAGCTTTGTGTTTGTGTCTTCCGTTATGTGACAAAACTGATGTTCCTCCGGTCAGAACGATTACGATAGGcgacttatataacttttattttattagactgtatttaaaaaatgtaactttttgatcTTTCATAGATTTAGTTAACCTTGCTCTATTCTGCtccttatagcgctgttatcctttgcgctatgcggctgtgtgaggcgtcattttttgtgccatgatctgtactttctattgttaTTGCACTTGAGTATTAGCGagttttttattccattttatttacatttttttagatgtcatgtgaccaaaaacAAGTAATTGTGCACGTTTGCATTTTTTGCGATTGCGCCGTTTACTGTTTAAGAATGCGATCATTTCATTGTTTGGGTGATGCTGCATGCGGTGATAACGTATATGTTTAAGGTACGAGCCATTCCCGATCCTGCACGGTAATCAACGTAATcccaaaaaaagcaaaaatgtaaaatttctgatttttggtcccatcacatctaaaaaaaattgaatagaATGTCATCAAAAAGTGTCTTATATGGCTGGTGTGTGTGGCTCCCGGCCTCTTGGCCGTCCTGCTCCCTCGCCTGCTCCTCGGCCTTGCTTGCGTCCCTGCTTCCTAGGATGTGCTCACCAGCTCTGCTtatatttaaagggccagtatggCCTTAATTGTCCTCCATAGGCAGCCTGCCCCTGTGTAACGCCCCT belongs to Dendropsophus ebraccatus isolate aDenEbr1 chromosome 9, aDenEbr1.pat, whole genome shotgun sequence and includes:
- the LOC138801650 gene encoding uncharacterized protein codes for the protein MDNNQLRQTIRDFSLDDGPYGNQGYSRVLLQLIGGLGYGKSSFINSCKYVMDEGEEFRNIAGAIGGACAGTLVRKAHDLTGNITIVDNRNMYFTSFRNAEMYAQLGGFIPLDEPVRYSDNFTEMMRRVEDAELNPNYSDLIVPVLVYSCIGVCDADMQEMQEFMKNCMMMTGIFPIVVITNKTRGDFTEVIKKFCDMGAEDIIPVENYTEEDHIRSPERSRDILRVIHCALGDVRFRLEQPRNPWEDRVSRKKFLLEYIYRADLEKREHEWRIEEEKRRRQYRK